The following coding sequences lie in one Dermacentor andersoni unplaced genomic scaffold, qqDerAnde1_hic_scaffold ctg00000033.1, whole genome shotgun sequence genomic window:
- the LOC129381375 gene encoding uncharacterized protein: MSEKRSNEYAPPVFRFTDEATPSARRDDTQDVSSTLRAYTTTSDDAWPYQWITLQQPIMDGTKNVDSVTDNGGTSCLPLWSRSSIDRTRSSESRVGMVQASPNIKGHTDNPETGSTGFPLPVYNSSSIAGGDDAVASTSRAGMVEESGALGKEAR; this comes from the exons ATGTCTGAAAAAAGAAGCAACGAATACGCGCCTCCTGTGTTCAGATTCACGGACGAAGCAACCCCCAGTGCAAGACGTGACGATACTCAGGACGTTTCATCTACTCTGCGCGCCTACACAAC CACTTCAGACGACGCCTGGCCTTACCAGTGGATCACGCTACAGCAGCCAATAATGGATGGGACTAAAAACGTCGACA GTGTCACTGACAATGGTGGCACAAGCTGCCTGCCGCTGTGGTCCCGCAGCAGCATTGATCGCACAAGGTCCAGCGAAAGCCGCGTAGGCATGGTTCAAGCGTCACCCAACATAAAAG GGCATACAGACAATCCTGAAACTGGAAGCACTGGTTTCCCACTGCCAGtctacaacagcagcagcattgCCGGCGGCGATGACGCAGTGGCCAGCACAAGCCGCGCGGGCATGGTGGAAGAATCGGGTGCACTGGGAAAAGAAGCTAGGTGA